acatagaaaaaattggtctggatagatggttccgtaaaaacggaatggatatttttttgcggacccattgacttgaatggagccaaggaaCGTAATATGCGGGcgataataggacacgttctatctttcaacgaaaCGGAAAAACGAaagtacggaaacggaatgcataaagagtacattcagtttttttgcggaaccattgaaatgaagggttccgtatacggaatgcaaaaaatggcccgtatatggaacgcaaaaaacgtttgtttgAACGAGCCCTTAGATGTTGATTTGGCAAGGATCGTGCTGCCAATTTGACATGGATTTTTGGCGTGGATCTGCATGCACGGACACATACGGAGCAGGTTTTTTtacacttcccattcatttcactgggaGATTGAGTGTGCATTCAGCCACAAAATTGGTCTGGATAGATGGTTCCGTAAAAACGGAatggcatttttttgcggacccattgacttgaatggagccaaggaaTGTAatatgcgggcaataataggacacgttctatctttcaacggaacggaaaaacgaaagtacggaaacggaatgcatacagagtacattcagtttttttgcggaaccattgaaatgaagggttccgtatacggaatgcaaaaaatggcccgtatatggaacgcaaaaaacgtttgtttgaatgagcccttagatgtTGATTTGGCAAGGATCGTGCTGCCAATTTGACATGGATTTTTGGCGTGGATCTGCATGCACGGACACATACggagcagttttttttacacttccCATTAATTTCAGTGGGAGATTGAGTGTGCATTCAGCCCCAAGATAGGGCATgctgcattgaaatgaatgggaggctgtttAGTGGCATTTTTGGAACTGATTTTAAGGGCAGACGTGCtccaaaatcagcaccaaaaaacTGTGTGACCTGGCACTAATAAATGTCCATGTGTTTTGTCAGACTGGTTTTGTGTTACTTAATTGACTGTTAAACACTTCATAGTTGTAGACCTGCTACAACTCACCCTCCATTggaagcattcacctgacaggtagACCTGCTTGAGGTAAGAGTCTGAACATAGAGAGAAAGCGGACATCATTTTATTTAAAAGATAGCACCAGAGGAGGTAAAACCTTCTAGATGCATTAATGACTTTGGAAAACAgaaagatggaaaaaatgattGTATTGGAGTGGATAACTTTGGTTCAAGATGACAACCAACTGCTGGGGAACAGTAAGTAAGTACAAGACAAGAGTCTCTTGAGAAGTCCACACTAATGAACAAGTAGAGTGACAGTTAGGGAAAGACATCCCGATCTAGGTGGGAAGTGATGAGGGATCACTGGAGATCTTCAGCCTCCCCACGCTCAGCAGACTCCTCTTTACTGGCCGCTTGTTTGCTCCATGCAGTTTCCTTGAACACAAACCATGCATTGGCCGCCCAGGTGAAAAAATTCAAAAATCCAAAGAGCTGTAGGTGAAAGCAAAGAAAATGAAGTCTTATTGGAAGCTGTTGTATAACAAACGGCATAACTAGAGTCCTATGAGGGTACAGTCGTGactagaacaggccatttttGCTGACTATAATAAAGAAAGACTCAACTTTTTTGCCATTAAGCAAAAGCATGGTGGGGGCACAataattttaaagggattttctaacACCATGATTTCCTTTATAAACCGCTTAACATGGTATAAAATAACAAAGATTAACAAAAAAGATGAACAATCACCTTACCAATCCCCTGCTAAAGCTTTCCTGTTTTCCCAACAGTCACCTGGCTCCAGTGACGTCGCATTGAGCTGACAGGAGACTGCTGTAGTGAATCACTGGCAATAGAGGTCAACACATCACCAATACAACCAGTGATTGCATCAGTCAAGTGGCAACACACCACGTCGTTGCTGGAGCCTGGTAAGCATAGACTGGCGGGCTACCAGGGAAGCATCAGCATGGGAGAGGCTTTGGATAGGTAAGGTGAGTATTCCTGCTCCTGTTATTTTATACCATTGTAAACTGTTTGCAAAATATTTTATGTGGTTGGAAATCTCCTTTAACTGCCTTCTGCTGTATatctctgaggataggtcatcagtattatgccatgcacaacccctttaagattaatcATTCTAATGTTCTCTTAAGATTAATAATAATTCTAACATTTTCTTTTCGGTAGACTTTTAGGTAGACAGCACTGATTTAATTTTTAAGTACTCTTACCACAGATATATTGGCGAGGCCATAGAATGGTGTAACACCAGCAGAGCAAGATGCGATTTCTAACTGGCACACTGGCATTGATGAAAGGATGCTAGATGGGTGAGTAGCTAATTTCACATCCGTGAGACCCTTTCCCCAGGCTGAAGCAGCTACAAGCCACAAGAAggtaaagacacctgtcacacaGAAATCCTGCAAAATGATATTAACATAATGAAGGCCTTTGGTCTTGGGTGATAGAGCAGTTCTAGTGTAAATAGGGTATACACAGCAGTGAAATGGAACATACTATACACTGTATAAGAAAATATAACAGTAAATGCAAAGAAAGAGATCAAATATTTGTCTTTAAAgtgtaaaagtcattttttttgtaatttttgtaatgtataggggcagtgattctaaccatttttgtaatacaggcagcctggagaATATCTCCAGTTATGTAAAcaaaagacagaggagcgttgctaaggctcaaaataggccactttagagctatttttctaatagaaatgtacaatttcagtaattaaagtatattataaaattgtcagtatcactgcccctatacattaccaaaataaaaaaagaatgacagttacactttaaattctTCAAATccattacttatttttttttaatcaaatatattttttattgaaataacATTTTGTCATATACAAAAGATAAAGATTTGACATATTTGTGTTGATAAATGATAAAGCAAGATAAGAGTACAAATATTGCCCTGTCTAATAAACAGTTGTACAGTGATGTCTATATAAATAGCAACGTACATAAGCCAAACCAGataagcccccccctcccccaacaatAACCATGCAAATCCATTACTTATAGTGTCCTATAATGtcttttttattaaagggaacatgtcacctgGTTTAGGACTATCAGCATGATGTTATGCACCTGGGATTTAGGGTCCCAAACCTGCGCGTGTCAAACCTGTCTGGCTCTATAAAGTTCAGTAAATGAAGATGTACCATATTTTGGGCTTTATAaaacgcacctgatgataagacgcgcctaggtttttgaggaggaaaataagaaaaaaaatatcttgaaccaaaaggtgtgcttttggtgggttttgaactaatggtggtctgaggatgacgcactgttatggggatctgtggatgatgcactgttatggggtatctgtggatgacgcactgttataggggatctgtggatgacacactgttatgggggatctgtggatgatgcactgttatggggtatctgtggatgacactgttataggggatctgtggatgacactgttatgggggatctgtggatgatgcactgttatggggtatctgtggatgacgcactgttataggggatctgtggatgacacactgttatgggggatctgtggatgacacactgttatgggggatctgtggatgacacactgttatggggatctgtggatgacacactgttatggggatctgtggatgatgcactgttatggggtatctgtggatgacgcactgttataggggatctgtggatgacacactgttatgggggatctgtggatgacacactgttatgggggatctgtggatgacacactgttatgggggatctgtggatgacacactgttatgggggatctgtggatgacacactgttatgggggatctgtggatgacacactgttatgggggatctgtggatgacacactgttatgggggatctgtggatgacactgttatgggggaatctgtggatgacacactgttatgggggatctgtggatgacacactgttatgggggatctgtggatgacacactgttatgggggatatgtggatgacactgttatgggggaatctgtggatataacccccatcatcctaAAGAATACACTGAAGTACTGTAGGTACTGTATATTGGTATATTCTTAAGTATGAGGGGAGTTATAGTGACATTAAATAtgaacactgtccagggactgtacCAATATAAGCTTACGGTAACTGATATGACTAccgtataacccccctcatccataggaatgcacccattcctatggatgagggggtttatagtcatatttaatatatacacatgccaattacagaactgtccatattaaatatgactataacccccctcatccataggaatccacccatatactgtagttcatgggtgcattcctacggatgagggggttatagtcatatttaaaggggttttctcatctcagacaattgggacccgcacctatatcaagaacggagcccgaaagtgaaggagagtgctctgtgcatgcgcagccgccctccatttatttctatggggccgccgaaaatagccgaacgCTGGCTTGGCTAGTGCCGTATGCGtggcacgctcccattcacttctatgggagaggtggGGATTATCGCTTGGTGGTgtacggaccccgggaaatcctccagccacagcgctctccactccgttctcgatataggtgtgggtcccagtggtgggacccgcacctatcagaaaatcctagcgatatgcccccattgtctaagatcagaatacccctttaatataaaccaggcatgctcaacctgcggccctccagggtGGAGGTTTCACTGAAGACTAACTTCTGCTGCCAGCCCGCGCTAACTCCTGGCCGCCCGCCCACAGTTTCATGGCAGCTCAGGAGCCGTTAGTGAGAActcctgagctgctgcagccTGCACATTTGGGGTCACCTTTCGTTTATAAAACGCACTGACTTTTTCCCTCCACTTTGGCTCTTGAAtgtgaaaataagaaaaaaaagatattgaatatattttctaataaattatatacagttgcaagaaaaagtttgtgaaccctttggaatgatatggatttctgcacaaattggtcataaaatgtgatctgatcttcatctaagtcacaacaatagacaatcacagtctgcttaaagaggacataactagtttaaaaactaaacactaactatatcagtgggcagagcggcacccaggggtccccctgcacttactagtatccgcccagtacaacagagagagctgcagacaccggagcctatactgggcgaacggagcggcgcccagacatactagtaagtgcagggggacccctgggcgccgctctgcccactgatatagttagtttttaaactagtgaaaggtcctctttaaactaataacacacaaataattaaatgttaccatgtttttattgaacacaccatgtaaacattcacagtgcaggtggaaaaagtatgtgaacccttggatttattaactggttcaatctcctttggcagcaataactttaaccaaacgtctcctgtagttgcagatcagacgtgcacaatggtcagaagtaattcttgaccattcctctttacagaactgtttcagttcagcaatattcttgggatgtctggtgtgaatcgctttcttgaggtcatgccacagcatctcaatcgggttgaggtcaggactctgactgggccactccagaaggcgtattttcttctgtttaagtcatactgttgttgatttacttctatgctttgtcctgttgcaacacccatcttctgttgaccttcagctggtggacagatggccttaagttctcctgcaagaTTTCTTGatgaacttgggaattcatttttccttcgttgATAGCAATCAGCACAGGCCATTacgcagaaaagcagccccaaaccatgatgcccccaccactatacttcacagttgggatgaggttttgatgtttgtgtgctgtgcctctttttctccacacatagtgttgtgtgtttcttccaatcaactcaactttggtttcatctgtccacagaatatttttggaacatccaggtgctcttgtgcaaactgtaaacgtgcagcaatgtttttgtggacagcagtggcttcctctgtggtatccgcccatgaaatccattcttgtttagtgttttacgtatcgtagattcgctaacagggatgttagcatctgccagagactttgtaagtctttagctgacactctaggattcttcttcacttcattgagcagtctgcgctgtgctcttgcagtcatatttacaggacgcccactcctagggagagtagcagcagtgctgaacgttctccatttatagacaatttgtcttaccgtggactgatgaacagcaaggctttaggagatacttttataaccctttccagctttatgcaagtcaacaattcttaatcgtaggtcttctgagagctcttttgtgcgaggcatcattcacatcaggcaatgcttcttgtgaaaagcaaacccagaactggtgtgtgttttttatagggcagggcagctgtaaccaacacctccaatctcatctcattgattgggctccagttggctgacacctcactccaattagctcttggagatgtcattagtctaggggtttacatactttttccacctgcactgtgaatgtttacacggtgtgtttaataaatgtgtttaataaaaaaatggtaacatttaattatttgtgtgttattagtttaagcagactgtgattgtctattgttgtgacttatatgaagatcagatcacattttatgaccaatttgtgcagaaatccatatcattccaaagggttcaaatactttttcttgtaactgtataATAGTGTATTGAAAAGTGAATTTTATGTGTTTGCCTAGAAGATCTGTAAAGGGTTTGACTGAATGGTTAAAATGTTCTTTTAATGTTCAGAAAATTAAAATGGAGTGCGGTAGCTAAGTCATCCCACTTCTCTTTCATGGCTAGTAAAGaaacagaggaaggggatagctTATCTAGTGTACTTAGCCACACAGCCAACCCCTTCAGGCTTTATTTCTGTGTCATGCACCTGGAAGTGCAATGGGACAGGCAGGCACTGGGGCTACTATATAGCATGATATATGTTACTAAATTTCTCCTAGGGATTATTCACTGAactctatctgtatagtgccacttgctgtttgccctttttctaaattctctgtccagctcactgaggttgacatacatgctcagttccatccttcaactgccataaGCTGCATCAGAAAGTGCACACCCCTGAgctagcagagcaattgcagcATTTAATGGGGGATATCTGAATCCATGTCAGGGACATAGCTGGTTCTAAGTTTATTAGAAAGAATTTACATGTAGTATATAATATctgcttttcattttttacattactcatggaaTAACCCATTTAATCTGCCTCGAAGTCAATCGTTTCCAACAATTATAAATGCATCTCATTAGTATTTTAAAAAGTTTCATCcaactctcccttttttttttgttccctatTAATAGTTCTTATTAGAGCCACTTACCACAATTGGAACTCTCCGTATCTGAGTGTATCGTTCATGGAAGACCAAGTAAATTACCAGTGCAAACATGGAATACAAGAAAGCAAACACTGACAAAGTAACAAAGAATTCAGCTGGTGCAGAGAAGTCTCCTGAGAGATGCAAAATACGTCTTTCAGTTTCCACACAGTGTGGCATCTCATAGCGCTGTCGATACAGCCTAAGGACATATACAAAGATACAATCAGATATATAATGCAGGAGTAGAAAAAAGTGTATCCAAGAGCTACTATTCACATTTTATTATATACGGTAAGCATGTAGTTATGCAATCAAAATAGTAAACAAATGATAAATATAAatggtgacatcatattgaatgGCATAACAGCATATGAAATGTCTAGACTTAAAATGTATATTCTTCAACAATGAAATTGCAATGCTAAGAAAGGAAAGTCATGAgattatggaaatcacagaatCGGTGGACATGTAATGATATGTAAAGTATATGGGGCGGCTCACCCTGATTTAGGATTTCTACGGTCCTCCAACTAAAGTTGATGCACCCAAATCAAGAGATTAGGAATGTGGCAGGATTGAAATAGATAGAAGGGCACTCAACACATGGAGTCACATCGAAATCGGAAAATTTGAATATAATACGATTTATTGAACATAATCTAAAATAGACGACAATGGCAATATAAAATCAGCAACAATGAAACAAAATACGATGTGTCATAGAAGCATAAAATGGTAGTCAATAGAGCAATATAGATAATATAAAAGTGATGTAATAAAGGGGGGGGTTTCAATTAAAATGTCCAGTACCACAAAAAATGCAGGTCAACACCACATCCAGATTAGGTTCCTAAATCTGCAGGTGTGAGGACTTTCAATAATATCGTGGCAAATAATGATATGATCTAAGGCCGTCTATGTTAAAACCATTTTGTGGCGTCCCACATGGTGATAAAAAATCGGCACAGCAgaaatattctcagttcacacgggcgtgacggattaggtccggatgcgttcagtgaaactcgcactgttttgcaagcaagttcagtcagttttgtctgcgattgcgttcagttgttcagttttttccgcgcgggtgcaatgcgttttgatgcatttttcacacgcgtgataaaaaaactgaaggtttacaaacatctcttagcaaccatcagtgaaaaacgcatggcatctgcacttgcttgtggatgcaatgcatttttcacacagccccattcacttctatggggccagggctgcgtgaaaaacgcataatatagaacatgctgcgattttcacgcaacgcagaactgatgcgtgaaaaacaacgctcatgtacacagacccattgaaatgaatgggtcaggattcagtgcgagtgcaatgagttcaccttccgcattgcacccgcgcggaaatctcgcccgtgtgaactcagccttagatatCGGAATCTTTACTTATCTTGTATGTATGGGAGCTTGTCTGAAGCCTTCTGCTAGTAATCGCTGTAGCAGTAGTCAGGCTGTACACTGTAGGGTATGAAGATTTAGCATCCCATGTGTATCGGACTTAActttcggcgtcccacgtgtcacTACCTTCGAACACGGATTCGGTAGCTATCAACCCAGACACTACAATAATCGAGTCCCGCACATTGGATGGATCTTTTTTCGGGTACAGCAAAAGTAAGTGCTTGCCTCTTCCTCGATCCTGTGGGCGTTACTCTCCAGGTACAGCAAACAGGATTGAGAAAGAGGCAAGCACTTACTTTTGCTGTACCCGAAAAAAGATCCATCTAATGTGCGGGACTCCCAGTGGTGCTTATTCAGTTGTTAATTTTGCACTCAGTGCCCACGGTTGTCTGCGGTGCCCACTCGCAATATTTCCCGCCTTCTATGCTAATGAGCtattcggctcaactgggcgggACTGCAAAAGTTCTCCCGCGCGTGTCTTTCTTCTCCCTGgtacggagcgcatccaatcagcgcgctccgctcttagccagggagaagaagctccAGTTCTCGCAAGATTCTTGCGGCCCAGTTCTCGCGAATCTCGCAAGAACTGGagtttcttctccctggctaagagcggagcgctctgattggatgcgccccgtgccagggagaagaaagaCACGCACGGGAGAACTTTTGCAGGCCCACGCAGTTGAGccgaatggctcattagcatagaaggCGGGAAATATTGCGGGGGGCACCACAgacaaacgggggcactgagTGCAAAATGAACAACTGAATAAGCACCACCGGGGGCAGGCAAGTAAGGgtatatctttagtttaacttgtgttttcaggtgaaaggtcctctttaacatagaCGGCGTCAGATCATATCATTATTTACCACGATAATATCACTTTTATATTATCTATATTGCTCTATTGACTACCATTTTATGCTTCTATGACACATCGTATTTTGTTTCATTGTTGCTGATTTTATATTGCCATTGTCGTCTATTTTAGATTATGTTCAATAAATCGTATTATATTCAAATTTTCCGATTTCGATGTGACTCCATGTGTTGAGTGCCCTTCTATATATTTCAATCCTataatgatatgtaaatgaaaacAATAGAAACAAAATATTCACATCTCGATTTATTCAGTATGAAGTTAGAGCACCACAGGcaaaaatacacacacacacttgcaggcctTAGCATTCTATTAATGTTTGTTTGagaaatgttctgccatgctgaatgcacttgggcatgcAAGTCATCAAGATCCAGAGACGCTGTAGGCCATGTTAGCCCGTTTAGGCCATGATGGCTGCTCAACGTAGCACAAGGTATGTGTGGCCTAGCATTGTCCTGTTATAAAAAcggctcctgggacactttggagaaatgggtGTACCACTTGTATCTGAAATTATGTCTAGAGGGGACCGGATACCATACATTATGCCATACCATATCATAATCCCAGGAGAGTGATGTTCACTTGTGAAAGCCTTTTCATGGCGTTGCCCAAGTGGTATCCAGACCAATTTCTGGCTATCATTGTGTCAGAAAAGGATAGACCACCATTCGAGCCTCCATTGCAGTCTGTATACAATTTTTATCAACTGACAAAATACTTGATTGGTAGTTGTAAGAAAAACGCTATCACTGAAACCAActacctaagggctctttcacatctgcgttcttttcttccggcatagagttccatcgtcggggctctatgccggaagaatcctgatcagttttatcctaatgcattctgaatggagtgaaatccattcaggatgcatcaggatgtcttcagttccgg
This is a stretch of genomic DNA from Bufo gargarizans isolate SCDJY-AF-19 chromosome 3, ASM1485885v1, whole genome shotgun sequence. It encodes these proteins:
- the SYPL2 gene encoding synaptophysin-like protein 2, giving the protein MSTGMSSSTMDREGGHTGFAFKNPLTGLRWKRLEEPLGFIKLLEWLFAILAFGTCGSFIGETAVVVMCKVSDTQTDTDLISVPFSYPFRLYRQRYEMPHCVETERRILHLSGDFSAPAEFFVTLSVFAFLYSMFALVIYLVFHERYTQIRRVPIVDFCVTGVFTFLWLVAASAWGKGLTDVKLATHPSSILSSMPVCQLEIASCSAGVTPFYGLANISVLFGFLNFFTWAANAWFVFKETAWSKQAASKEESAERGEAEDLQ